The proteins below are encoded in one region of Salmo salar chromosome ssa02, Ssal_v3.1, whole genome shotgun sequence:
- the LOC106590623 gene encoding tRNA (guanine(26)-N(2))-dimethyltransferase isoform X1 has protein sequence MCYFRMSRLLRTEKCPMLIITARLLPLLPGPFTHQRILRTVGSVAYRGLRTMEPLRAPQDPQVNTTLSGVDTKPQPLTSGAPMEGLNPTPAASTPDQEMPPTTGLLPGETVVREGKAAILFPSANEVFYNPVQEFNRDLTCAVVTEFAREQMARRGVKVVVPGEKERVVVNLADEKKEETEMQTGEKGGEEPVVTASVGERCKNGLRVLEGLAASGLRSVRFALEVPGLRSITANDFSAKAAALIARNAQHNGVTHLLQASQRDASMLMYEMRGKKDRYDVIDLDPYGSPAPFLDAAVQAVGEGGLLCVTCTDMAVMAGNSGETCYSKYGSVSIKAKYCHEMALRIILHSLDQRAGVYQRYIHPLLCVSVDFYIRVFVRVHTGQAMVKNSASKQVLVYNCVGCGSFHFQRLGKRTTQGTHIKYSAATGPPVGAECEHCGHRHQLGGPIWGEALHDVSFVQKVLSAVSGNPSRFGTARRIEGMLSMVTEELEDVPLYYTVDNLSSTVHCSTPPLLQFRSALLHAGHRVSLSHACKNALKTDAPPRVLWDVMRCWEKSNPVKRDRLSESSPAHHILSTEPILQACFDVREDANPQSRRRHLTRFQENPEPFWGPKARANAGGGGISSDLEDRRKQGQNKRKNQITDATQLKSFPCKRFRKGKCTHGEKCCYSHDLQQTDKME, from the exons GACTGAGAAGTGCCCTATGCTGATCATCACTGCTCGGCTACTCCCCCTCTTACCTGGACCCTTCACCCACCAGAGGATTCTAAGGACAGTTGGCAGTGTTGCCTACAGGGGACTGAGAACCATGGAGCCCCTCAGGGCCCCTCAGGATCCGCAAGTTAACACCACCCTGTCTGGGGTAGACACCAAGCCTCAGCCCCTTACCTCTGGAGCCCCAATGGAGGGCTTGAACCCAACTCCAGCTGCCTCAACACCTGACCAGGAGATGCCCCCGACAACGGGGTTGTTGCCAGGGGAGACAGTTGTCAGGGAGGGCAAGGCGGCCATATTGTTTCCCAGTGCCAACGAGGTGTTTTACAACCCTGTGCAGGAGTTCAACAGAGATCTGAC GTGTGCGGTGGTTACAGAGTTTGCCCGGGAGCAGATGGCCCGGAGGGGGGTGAAGGTGGTAGTgccaggggagaaggagagggtggtGGTCAATCTAGCTGATGAGaagaaagaggagacagagatgcagacaggggagaaaggaggagaggagccgGTCGTAACTGCTTCAGTGGGGGAGCGCTGTAAG aaTGGTCTGCGTGTGTTGGAGGGTCTGGCAGCGTCTGGCCTACGCTCTGTGAGGTTTGCTCTGGAGGTGCCTGGTCTACGTAGCATCACGGCTAACGACTTCTCAGCCAAGGCTGCTGCCCTCATCGCCCGCAATGCCCAGCACAACGGGGTCACACACCTACTGCAGGCCAGCCAGAGAGACGCCag CATGCTGATGTATGAGATGCGGGGGAAGAAGGACCGCTATGATGTCATAGACCTGGACCCCTACGGAAGCCCCGCCCCATTCCTGGATGCCGCCGTCCAGGCCGTCGGTGAAGGAG GTCTGTTGTGTGTGACGTGTACTGACATGGCTGTGATGGCTGGTAACAGTGGGGAGACCTGCTACAGCAAATACGGCTCTGTCTCCATCAAAGCCAAGTACTGTCATGAGATG gcTCTGCGTATCATCCTGCATAGTCTGGACCAGAGAGCTGGTGTGTACCAGCGCTACATCCATCCCCTGCTCTGTGTCAGTGTGGACTTCTACATACGAGTGTTTGTCAGGGTACACACTGGACAGGCCATGGTCAAAAACTCAGCaag TAAACAAGTGTTGGTGTATAACTGTGTAGGCTGTGGCTCGTTCCACTTCCAACGACTGGGCAAGAGGACGACTCAGGGAACACA tataaagtactctgcagccactgGACCGCCGGTCGGAGCAGAGTGTGAACACTGTGGACACAGACACCAG CTGGGTGGTCCTATCTGGGGTGAGGCCCTCCATGATGTGAGCTTCGTTCAGAAGGTTCTATCTGCCGTGTCTGGGAACCCGTCCCGCTTTGGAACCGCCCGTCGCATAGAGGGCATGCTCAGCATGGTCACAGAG gagCTGGAGGATGTGCCTCTGTACTACACAGTGGACAACCTGAGCAGCACTGTACACTGCAGCACCCCCCCTCTGCTCCAATTCAG GTCGGCTCTGCTTCATGCAGGCCACAGGGTGTCTTTGTCTCATGCCTGTAAGAACGCTCTAAAGACGGACGCTCCTCCCAGGGTCCTCTGGGACGTCATGCGATGCTGG GAAAAGTCCAATCCagtgaagagagacagactgtcagAGAGCAGCCCTGCTCACCACATCCTCAGTACTGAACCCAT tctacaggCGTGTTTTGATGTGAGGGAGGATGCCAATCCCCAGTCCCGCCGTCGCCACCTTACCCGCTTCCAGGAAAACCCTGAGCCTTTCTGGGGGCCCAAGGCCCGCGCCAATGCTGG TGGTGGAGGTATCTCATCAGACCTGGAGGACAGGAGGAAACAGGGTCAAAACAAGAGGAAGAACCAGATCACAGACGCCACCCAGCTTAAGAGCTTCCCCTGCAAGAGGTTCAGGAAG gggaaATGCACACACGGTGAAAAATGCTGTTACTCCCATGACCTGCAACAGACTGACAAGATGGAGTGA
- the LOC106590623 gene encoding tRNA (guanine(26)-N(2))-dimethyltransferase isoform X2: MLIITARLLPLLPGPFTHQRILRTVGSVAYRGLRTMEPLRAPQDPQVNTTLSGVDTKPQPLTSGAPMEGLNPTPAASTPDQEMPPTTGLLPGETVVREGKAAILFPSANEVFYNPVQEFNRDLTCAVVTEFAREQMARRGVKVVVPGEKERVVVNLADEKKEETEMQTGEKGGEEPVVTASVGERCKNGLRVLEGLAASGLRSVRFALEVPGLRSITANDFSAKAAALIARNAQHNGVTHLLQASQRDASMLMYEMRGKKDRYDVIDLDPYGSPAPFLDAAVQAVGEGGLLCVTCTDMAVMAGNSGETCYSKYGSVSIKAKYCHEMALRIILHSLDQRAGVYQRYIHPLLCVSVDFYIRVFVRVHTGQAMVKNSASKQVLVYNCVGCGSFHFQRLGKRTTQGTHIKYSAATGPPVGAECEHCGHRHQLGGPIWGEALHDVSFVQKVLSAVSGNPSRFGTARRIEGMLSMVTEELEDVPLYYTVDNLSSTVHCSTPPLLQFRSALLHAGHRVSLSHACKNALKTDAPPRVLWDVMRCWEKSNPVKRDRLSESSPAHHILSTEPILQACFDVREDANPQSRRRHLTRFQENPEPFWGPKARANAGGGGISSDLEDRRKQGQNKRKNQITDATQLKSFPCKRFRKGKCTHGEKCCYSHDLQQTDKME, encoded by the exons ATGCTGATCATCACTGCTCGGCTACTCCCCCTCTTACCTGGACCCTTCACCCACCAGAGGATTCTAAGGACAGTTGGCAGTGTTGCCTACAGGGGACTGAGAACCATGGAGCCCCTCAGGGCCCCTCAGGATCCGCAAGTTAACACCACCCTGTCTGGGGTAGACACCAAGCCTCAGCCCCTTACCTCTGGAGCCCCAATGGAGGGCTTGAACCCAACTCCAGCTGCCTCAACACCTGACCAGGAGATGCCCCCGACAACGGGGTTGTTGCCAGGGGAGACAGTTGTCAGGGAGGGCAAGGCGGCCATATTGTTTCCCAGTGCCAACGAGGTGTTTTACAACCCTGTGCAGGAGTTCAACAGAGATCTGAC GTGTGCGGTGGTTACAGAGTTTGCCCGGGAGCAGATGGCCCGGAGGGGGGTGAAGGTGGTAGTgccaggggagaaggagagggtggtGGTCAATCTAGCTGATGAGaagaaagaggagacagagatgcagacaggggagaaaggaggagaggagccgGTCGTAACTGCTTCAGTGGGGGAGCGCTGTAAG aaTGGTCTGCGTGTGTTGGAGGGTCTGGCAGCGTCTGGCCTACGCTCTGTGAGGTTTGCTCTGGAGGTGCCTGGTCTACGTAGCATCACGGCTAACGACTTCTCAGCCAAGGCTGCTGCCCTCATCGCCCGCAATGCCCAGCACAACGGGGTCACACACCTACTGCAGGCCAGCCAGAGAGACGCCag CATGCTGATGTATGAGATGCGGGGGAAGAAGGACCGCTATGATGTCATAGACCTGGACCCCTACGGAAGCCCCGCCCCATTCCTGGATGCCGCCGTCCAGGCCGTCGGTGAAGGAG GTCTGTTGTGTGTGACGTGTACTGACATGGCTGTGATGGCTGGTAACAGTGGGGAGACCTGCTACAGCAAATACGGCTCTGTCTCCATCAAAGCCAAGTACTGTCATGAGATG gcTCTGCGTATCATCCTGCATAGTCTGGACCAGAGAGCTGGTGTGTACCAGCGCTACATCCATCCCCTGCTCTGTGTCAGTGTGGACTTCTACATACGAGTGTTTGTCAGGGTACACACTGGACAGGCCATGGTCAAAAACTCAGCaag TAAACAAGTGTTGGTGTATAACTGTGTAGGCTGTGGCTCGTTCCACTTCCAACGACTGGGCAAGAGGACGACTCAGGGAACACA tataaagtactctgcagccactgGACCGCCGGTCGGAGCAGAGTGTGAACACTGTGGACACAGACACCAG CTGGGTGGTCCTATCTGGGGTGAGGCCCTCCATGATGTGAGCTTCGTTCAGAAGGTTCTATCTGCCGTGTCTGGGAACCCGTCCCGCTTTGGAACCGCCCGTCGCATAGAGGGCATGCTCAGCATGGTCACAGAG gagCTGGAGGATGTGCCTCTGTACTACACAGTGGACAACCTGAGCAGCACTGTACACTGCAGCACCCCCCCTCTGCTCCAATTCAG GTCGGCTCTGCTTCATGCAGGCCACAGGGTGTCTTTGTCTCATGCCTGTAAGAACGCTCTAAAGACGGACGCTCCTCCCAGGGTCCTCTGGGACGTCATGCGATGCTGG GAAAAGTCCAATCCagtgaagagagacagactgtcagAGAGCAGCCCTGCTCACCACATCCTCAGTACTGAACCCAT tctacaggCGTGTTTTGATGTGAGGGAGGATGCCAATCCCCAGTCCCGCCGTCGCCACCTTACCCGCTTCCAGGAAAACCCTGAGCCTTTCTGGGGGCCCAAGGCCCGCGCCAATGCTGG TGGTGGAGGTATCTCATCAGACCTGGAGGACAGGAGGAAACAGGGTCAAAACAAGAGGAAGAACCAGATCACAGACGCCACCCAGCTTAAGAGCTTCCCCTGCAAGAGGTTCAGGAAG gggaaATGCACACACGGTGAAAAATGCTGTTACTCCCATGACCTGCAACAGACTGACAAGATGGAGTGA